One Aegilops tauschii subsp. strangulata cultivar AL8/78 chromosome 2, Aet v6.0, whole genome shotgun sequence genomic window, AAAAAGGATAACAGTAGCACTGATATAGATTATTATGATAAAGCAAGTTCCTAGATCTTCACGTCTCTAGCATAAGAAACCATGGTGGTTTACTAAATGGCAGAAGTGACAAGGGTGCACTATCCAGATTTGTTTATTTTTTCTTTGCGGATCATGATACTCGTTAACAACCAATAAAAAATACTAGGTACTAGACAATGCATTGTGGCTGAGTAAAGTGATTTATTGTGTGTATATTGTGAAATTAGATTGATGGTTAATGTTACATTGGAGATAATATGGATAATAGCAAATCATGGTTGATAATAGATCTTTGCGTAATCGAAAATTGCAAGAACTCAAAAGTACAAGATGTGGATGGAGCATACCATTTCAACACCAAGGGCGCGGTAGTTCTCGAAGGCTTCAGGTGTAATATACTCAGACACTGGCATATGTCGCTTTGACGGCCTCATGTACTGACCAAATGTAATGACATCAACACCAGCAGCTCGCACCTTTTCCATTGTGCTGATAACCTGATCGGGAGTCTCCCCACAACCCAGCATGACTGATGTCTTTGTGAGGGTGCCAGGAGGGGCATACTCCTTCGCCATTTTCAGAACATCCATTGATTGCTTAAAATTTGCACGGTGGTCTCGCACACTTCTTTGAAGCTCTTCCACCGTTTCAATATTGTGTGCAAAAACATGCAACCCGGAAGTTGCTACCTTTTCTACACAACTTCGATCTCCTTGGAAATCAGgcactgtaaaattatttgtataagGGCACAGTACATGGAATGCCTAATAGTAAAAGATAACAGCCGGTGTGTCAAAATAGAAATTACTCATGTTTATAATTTATAATACACACACATGTTGCAAGATTCGAACTTTGCAATGCTTGAAACAtaattactccctctgttcctaaaagtaagtctttttagagattccaataaggGACTAAATAcgctctaaaatatgtctatatacatccgtatgtagtttgtattgaaatctctaaaaagacttatatttaggaacggagggagcagTTGGCTATATAGGTGTAGCAACACAAAAAGTGGCACCCATTAAATTCGTACTTGAAAGTACATTCATTTATTAACGATTTTCTAATTATCAATATATATCGCAAAAGGAATTAACAGCCAAAGTTCAATCTACGTGACCATCCAGGTTAAATCACGCCTTACAAAAATAAACTGAGGGGATACTGAACAACTGACAACAGAACTAGGAGTATGCCTCTTACCAAGCGCTTCAATAAGCATATCTGGCTTTAAAGTCTTCAACCTCTGTACTGTTTCAGCAAAATGGCCGCTCCCCTGATCAGGTAAATCGTCCCGGTCCACACTTGTGATGACTATATATTCAAGGCCCCACGATGCAATAGCTTGCGCAACATTGGCAGGCTCATTAGGATCTGGTGGAGGAGGGGTTCGTGATGTCTTGACATTGCAAAATCTGCAAATTATCAACTTCTCAAATTCTAACAAGATGTCATCTCTAAAAGGTGAGTCTTAACTAATTCAATGGTAGAGTGCGATATGTGCAAAGAACTGGAATAAACTGTCGAACAAAACAATAATAAATCACTTCTGTACCTGGCAGGACCACGTAGATATGAGGACACAGCTAAAAGAAATATgttgcaacaacaacaacagctactactactactactactactactaataCTACTAATActaatactactactactactactaagcCTTTAGttccaaacaagttggggtaggctagagctgaaacccataagatctcaaAACCAGCTCATGGTTCTGGCACGTGGATAGCTAACTTCCACGCGCCCTTGTCCAtggctagttctttggtgatattCCAGCGCTTCAGAACTCTCTTTACGGACTCCTCCTGTGTCAAGTTTGGTCTACCCCGACCTCTCTTCACATTATCAGCACGCTTTAACCATCCGCTATGCACCTGAGTTGTATATGTCCAAACCATCTTACACGATGTTGGACAGGCTTCTCTTCAATCGGTGCTACCCCAACTCACTCatgtatatcatcattccggacccGGTCCTTTCctgtgtggccacacatccatctcaacatgcgCATCTCCACTACACCTAATTGTTGAACATGTCACCTTTTAGTCGGCCAATactcagcgccatacaacattgcagGTCGAATCGCCGTCCTATAGAAcctgccttttagcttttgtggcactcgtCGCAGAGAAcgccagaagcttggcgccacttcatccatccggctttgattcgagggctcacatcttcatcaatatcAGCATCCATctgcagcattgaccccaaatatcgaaaggtgtccttctgaggTACCACTTGCCCATCAAGGTCCTCCTCTTCGtgcctagtagtactgaaaccgcaccTCGTGTACTcagttttagttctactaagccgcCACTAAAACGAAATATGTTGccaaaacaacaacaaaaatcaGCAGTTCCCCTGAAATGTACACCACATGAACAATCCATTCTTATATCTGAAATTGGTACTCAAAGGAGACTCCAACAGAACTGGTTCGTAGCTTTGTCCACAGCCTACACGACCAAAACCTTCACCGTTTTCAACATGGATTGCATACTTAATAGTAGCACTTAATCCAGACAATAGAAGAAGAAAAGCTTTCTCCACTATTAATTTAGCATAAAATCAAGCATGGCACATCGTTATTAAGAAAGCTAATTATTACAGTCAACATCTGGGGATATTGTCTCACAATCATAGCACATAAACATTGAGAAGCCACACAAGGCCCTAAGGATACAGAGTGAAACAAACACTTAATTATGAGCACACCCATGACAATTGGCAATAGAATGAGAATTTTGTTTGGGATCCAAACAATTCTGAAGAAGAAACTAGCTTGAAGGAAATCAAAACTCAAGCCAAGTGCAAAGAAGCACGGAATTTTCTACCCAAGACAGGAGACATAAGAATGCTCCGGGTAAGCAGAAGATATAACAATGCATTTCACGCTGCTACCAGAGTACAAATTCAAAGTAAGAAATAAATGTTACTAAGGTCCTCCCCAACTACTGCAGATTTTTAATGGTACGATGAACATCAAATAGTTGCTTATTTTTTCAAACCCCCTCTCCTCGCTGCAAGCTCTCTGTAGTAACTGGTTTGTGGTATGATACAGGTTGGACGAATTCCATCGTGGTCCTTTCTCAACAAATTTCAAGACCCTGGCAGGGACCAATGCCGATGTTTTATGTTGGCAAGGAGAACTAGTTGGATCTTGTAGGCTGTCAGAACAGGTCAGCACACTTCCTGCTCGCCTATTGTAACTCTAGTAATATCTGTAGAAACTCCGCGGCAGTGCAAGCACAATTGTGGGAATGACTGACTAACCGAATCCAAAACCTTCATTTGTCTCATGAACAGAAAATAGCAACCTCTCCTAGAACTGTTCTTTCGTTGAGTACTCGGGCAAGTCTAGTTGGTTAAACCAAATATAACATGTGAAGTTGGCCATTTTTAAAAGCTATTTATACATTGATTATAAGTTTAAAAGCTACGAACTCCAACTCAATCTTCAGATTGCAATTGAGCTGAACCGTTTCTGAATACAGTTCTCTATAGAATTGCTTCACAGTAAGCATCTACTCTTGCACAACAGCTAAAATCGAATGCTTCTTAAATTACTAGAAGCGTTAAAACATCCACATGATCTAGCAAAGGCAACTTAAATACACGATAAGCTACAAAATCACACTATTTGCCCTCACAATGTCGCTGCTCATACAAAACTATGCACCTACAAAAATCATGGAAATGACACCATATGGATCATCTAAACTAAAAGCCCATGCTTCTCCTAAAATACAAGGTTATCTAGGGCTTCCCTGTACACAGCCTAAACAACCTAAGCAGCTGTCCGCACTGCCCAATACAGGCAAATAGGCAATAGACGAAAAGGATTGATCTATGTACCTGCATCCGCGTGTGCAGGTGTCACCGAGGATCATGATGGTGGCAGTGGCGGTGCCGGTCTCGCCGCCCGACCAGCACTCGCCGAGGTTGGGGCAGCGCGCCTCCTCGCAGACGGTGTGCAGCTTCAGCTCCCGCAGCTTGGCCTTGATGGCCGCGTACTTGGCCCCGCCGGGGATCGTCTCCTTCATCCACTTGGGCTTGGGCAGCGGCTTCTTCCGCGTCCCCACCTCCACCGAGTACGCGAAGTCCCCCAGCGACGGCGTCTCCGCCTGCAGCCGCCTCCGCATCTCCGCGAGCCGCCCCGCCGCGGGCGCGGCGAGGGGAGGGGACTGCGGGGTCGGGTCGAGGGTTTGGAGGAGGGACGGGGTGGAGGAGATGGAGCGGGAGGGAGCCTGGGACAGGGTTCTCGCCAGGGAGGCCGCCAGATGGCGGCGGCCGTGCATGGTTGCGGCCTGGAGGCGGTTGGTGGACCGGACCGGGGACGGGAGAGGTGGGGAAGACGGTGGCGTTTGTTTGGTGCGGAGAGATCCGATGAAGCGTACATATCCAGAACCCGCTTTCTGTAGCAAAGGGCGCCTTCTCATAATGGAGAATTGTTCATTTTATGCttgtttatttaaaaaaaacattCAATCAATTTATCTGTTATGATAGTACAAAGAACATCAAAAGTAAAACAAAGTTACAACCAGGTTCATGAATCACGTAGCGAAGACTACAAGCAGTGCAGGAACGCCACCATCATTGCTCCTCCATCACCGGAGCcaggcaaaccttgttgtagtaaaCAGTCGGAAACTCGTTgtgctaagagcatctccaacagacgcGCGGCGCGCTAAAAAACAGTATACAGCGCCGGAATCGCTAGTTTTTGCGCGCCGCGGTGCGCTGGCTCTAGCGTCCGCTGCAAAATATAGCACGCCCGAGCCGCTCAAACAGACGCACTAAACTGAAGCGCGCGCGAGCAGCCGGCGCTTGCCATATGTTGCATTTCGAAGACAATATGTGATATTTCAAACATCAAAACAAGACATGGCATGGTTTAAAATCATCCAAACAAGTTCATGACATAAAAGTTCAAATTCATGCCCACAACATCATCCAACCAGTCGGTGCTTGAAGGAGCACCGGCGGAGGCGAAGCCAAATCTCCCCGCGCTAGGGTttgcggtggcggtggcggagggGTCGCGGGTGTAGGAAGGGGTGAGGGTGATGTCAGCGCGTCCGTCCATCGGGCGAATTCGCCGGCGGTGACGCGGGCGGGGCGAAAGCGGCGCGGCGGAGAGGGTGCGGCGCGGGCGCTCGAGTGTGCAgcgcgcgggagcgggcgcagcaAATAAACGACGCGCGATGGCGTTTCGGACCGCGCGCTGAACTACTTATGCCGCTCGCGCGGTTATTGCGCCTCCGCTGGAGCTCCCGCAGCGGTTGCGCGCGCGCTAAAAACCCAAAATTTCCAGCGTGGCGCTTATAtagcgcggctgttggagatgctctaaggccCCACAGGATCAGCGGACCAGAATAGCAACGGTCTCTTGATGATGAGAAGCGTAGGTCGAAAGGATCAAACATGTAGACACACGACCAAAGACTAGATCCAAACAGATCCACCGAAGATCAGCAGCGATGACGGAGACACACCACCACATGCCCTCTGATGACGCTAGATGCATCATCGAGGCGGGGATCAGACGTGGGAGACATTATTCCTACTAGGGACAATTTCGCCGCCACATAAACTCAACCAAGACGTTAAACCAAACAGGAAGGAGGCGGGGGCCCTCACACTAGCGAGGGGTCGGGGTGTTCCACACCTCCACGGCAAAGTCCATCGGAGGTGACATCGCCGATGGGAGAAGGGAAACCCTAATCACCTGGGAAGTCGCTTCCTGGGGAGGAGGGGGGAAATATACTTGGTGATTCATAGGATTTACTTTCATAAGAATTTTGGAGGATTATATATTTTTTAAATCCCATGTGGATTGTTCTTTTGTATGATTAAACCATATACAAAATTGAAGGAATTCTCCTGCAAAAAAAATGAAGGGTTTTTTTTTACGAGTGAAAAACTTGTATTACTCAAACCACAAAGTTATTACAATCAACGAGAGCTAGCTTGACTGTATTGGAAAGGCCATAGCCAATAAAAGTCATGGTTCTACCTTTCGATCTAGCAAAATTTGCTATATAATAACTAACCTTATTTATGGGCTAACATGA contains:
- the LOC109740335 gene encoding lipoyl synthase, mitochondrial: MHGRRHLAASLARTLSQAPSRSISSTPSLLQTLDPTPQSPPLAAPAAGRLAEMRRRLQAETPSLGDFAYSVEVGTRKKPLPKPKWMKETIPGGAKYAAIKAKLRELKLHTVCEEARCPNLGECWSGGETGTATATIMILGDTCTRGCRFCNVKTSRTPPPPDPNEPANVAQAIASWGLEYIVITSVDRDDLPDQGSGHFAETVQRLKTLKPDMLIEALVPDFQGDRSCVEKVATSGLHVFAHNIETVEELQRSVRDHRANFKQSMDVLKMAKEYAPPGTLTKTSVMLGCGETPDQVISTMEKVRAAGVDVITFGQYMRPSKRHMPVSEYITPEAFENYRALGVEMGFRYVASGPMVRSSYKAGEFYIKAMIEDDRAKSGAVADSSC